GTTTCGGAGGACGACGATATGAGTCTGGAAAATCTGGAAGTCGTGAAAGACTGCTTGGGATTATTGCTGCTCGGTACAGTTAGTGTTTCAGCGTTTGCAGTCCTGGGAGCTTCGGAGTACAGTCATGGCTTCTTGAAGTTCGGAGGAGTCTGCCTCATTCTTTCCGTTGTTTTGATAGTGGCAATCAAAGACTTGACGGCGAAGATAAAAAGACAGGAAAACGGCAAAAAGAACCGTTAAAATATCGCTGACGCAAAGCCGCCCCCGTTCCGGGAGCGGCTTTGCTTATTGGGAGGGCTTGCCATAGTTGAGTTCCCATTGCATAATAAGCTAAACCATGATGGGGAGGCTAAGAGCGTGAAAACAAACCTGCGGCGTCGTGTAAATAAGCTAAGGCTGACTAAAAATAATATTTTAATTACCGTCATTGAGGCAGTCGTAAATGCTATGCAATCTATAGCAGAAGCAGCTGTTTCGGATGGGCGGATAACGGTTACTCTTCATCGAGATAACTCGCAGCTCTTGGTGGAACAGGATAATGATAGGAGACTACCTCCTGTTGCCAAAATCGAAATAGAAGACAACGGAGCGGGGTTTACGGAGGAAAACATGGAATCCTTTCTTACTCTTGACAGTGCTCGTAAGGAGAAGTTAGGAGGCCGTGGCGTTGGCCGTCTGCAATGGCTGAAGGTCTTTGAGAATGTACAGGTTTCTAGCGTCTATGAGGGCGAGTCCACGCCAATGAAGAGAGAATTTTCTTTCAATGTGGCAGATGAAGTAAAGAAAGCAGGAGACCCCACTTCGTGCAAAGAGGCAAGGCATACTATCGTGCGCCTCGCGTGTCCGCGTCGCGACTTTGAAAGCCGCTTTAGGAATTGTACTGCAGAAAAGGTCGCTGACTATATTAAAGAGAACTGCATTTATGATTTGCTTAGCGGAGCTTCCAAACTTACGATTACTGTCAAGGATCCATATGAAAACAAAGAGTTCGATGTTGTCGAGCTGGCCAAAAAGTGGGTGTCATCCAGATCGGATGAGAACTTTGTTGTTGATGGGCATGAATTCAAGATGACTCACGTCATGCTTTCTGATACAAAACGCCAGCCAGTAATTGTATATTACGGAAATACACGACCAGTTGTAAACAGTGAATTGAGTGCACTTCTTCCTGAGCTGAACGCGGCATTTAAATGCAAAGAGCAAGGATACATGTGTCAAGTTTGTAGCGAGTATCTGGACAGCCGTGTTTCCGATACGCGAGATGGCTTTGATATTGCCGATAGCAATACGGGGCGACTGCCCCTTGAGTTATCTTTCGATAAGATCCAGCAGACTGTCGTTGAGCACATTTGCATTCATATGAAAGATTTAATCGACGAACAAAAAGAGAAAGCCTACCAGCATGTAAGAGACTATGTTGATAATAGGAATCCCCGCTATCGTTCCGTACTGCCCGAAATTGTTTCACGTGCAAGGTTTGTTGCTACAGATAACGATAAAGAGATTGAAAAGAAATTACATGATGGATATGTTCAGCTAGACAACGAATTTTTCGAGAAAAGCCAAGAGCTTTTAGGACAGTTAACAAAGGATCAACAGATCAACGACGAATTTGAGGAAAAAATACGTCGTTTTACTAAATTAGAAGCTCAGCTGCATATCAGTGATTTGGCAACTTATGTTTGGCGTCGGAGATCCGTACTTGAAATTCTTGAAAAAATCATTGGCAAGCGAGGTGATAAGAAGTATTTTGACGAAAAAAATATCCATCAGCTTATTATGCCAATGAAAAAAGAATCGGATGTTGTTGCCTTTGAACGCTCAAACCTTTGGATTATTGATGAGAGGCTTGCGTTTCATCATTATCTTGCATCTGATCTTGAGTTAAGAGAGTATGGAATTCTTGAAACAAGCCTAAAAAGCCGTCCTGATATTGCTGCTTTCTTTGATAATCCTATGTACGTAAATAATAGCAATTCTTCAGCCGGGCGAGAAATATCAATCGTGGAGTTTAAAAGACCGATGCGATCAGATACTGGTCGTGGAAAAAATGACCCCACGGAGCAAGCTCTGTATTATTTGCAAGAAATTCGTTCTGGAAAACTCAAAACTTTAAGTGGACGCCCTATCGAACCTACAGAAAATATTCCTGGTTATTGTTATATTATTTGTGATATTACAGAGAACATGCAAGCCTTTCTCGATGTGCACGAGTACAGCAAGGCAAGTGATCAAAGATACTTTCATTTTAACAAGTCCTTGAATGTTCTCATCGAAGTAATTGGCTATGACACATTGGTTAAAATGGCAAAAGAAAGGAATCTTGCTTTCTTTGCAACACTAGGAATAAGTCAGTCATAATCATGATCATACGCAAAGCCGCCCCCGTTCCGGGAGCGGCTTTTTCGATGGACTTTGAAAGGGGCGAACCGATGGCGACGATCACGACGATTCAG
This genomic stretch from Pyramidobacter piscolens W5455 harbors:
- a CDS encoding ATP-binding protein, whose amino-acid sequence is MKTNLRRRVNKLRLTKNNILITVIEAVVNAMQSIAEAAVSDGRITVTLHRDNSQLLVEQDNDRRLPPVAKIEIEDNGAGFTEENMESFLTLDSARKEKLGGRGVGRLQWLKVFENVQVSSVYEGESTPMKREFSFNVADEVKKAGDPTSCKEARHTIVRLACPRRDFESRFRNCTAEKVADYIKENCIYDLLSGASKLTITVKDPYENKEFDVVELAKKWVSSRSDENFVVDGHEFKMTHVMLSDTKRQPVIVYYGNTRPVVNSELSALLPELNAAFKCKEQGYMCQVCSEYLDSRVSDTRDGFDIADSNTGRLPLELSFDKIQQTVVEHICIHMKDLIDEQKEKAYQHVRDYVDNRNPRYRSVLPEIVSRARFVATDNDKEIEKKLHDGYVQLDNEFFEKSQELLGQLTKDQQINDEFEEKIRRFTKLEAQLHISDLATYVWRRRSVLEILEKIIGKRGDKKYFDEKNIHQLIMPMKKESDVVAFERSNLWIIDERLAFHHYLASDLELREYGILETSLKSRPDIAAFFDNPMYVNNSNSSAGREISIVEFKRPMRSDTGRGKNDPTEQALYYLQEIRSGKLKTLSGRPIEPTENIPGYCYIICDITENMQAFLDVHEYSKASDQRYFHFNKSLNVLIEVIGYDTLVKMAKERNLAFFATLGISQS